Below is a genomic region from Bactrocera dorsalis isolate Fly_Bdor unplaced genomic scaffold, ASM2337382v1 BdCtg353, whole genome shotgun sequence.
CCCGGCAAACGTTGTTTTgccatataaataatttcctaGTAATTTTTAGTGTAGACAAAATATAGCTTACTTattgcaagtatgtatgtatgttagaatgtgtatattgtatgtatgtaagaatgtgGTATATGCGTGAAATAAGACATGGAGCGCTGTGAACGATgaaggaatataaaaataacaaaatgcaaacattatttttaagttattataatttattccttaaataaattatatatcttAAGTAAACATTACGACAGTAACACTATTAAACAATATTAATCTCTTAATGCTATAGCgtgcaacaatattttttgttagtccATCTTTAAGCTAACACAAACAACTTGATGGTTTACCCACTCGAGAGCATGCCACGTATAATTTTCCGTGTGAAAACAACATGTGTGTTCTCAAATCTAATCCACAAACAGACATCGTTTGACCTTGGGATTTTGTTGATATAGTCATTGCAAATGCCGATCTAATTGGAAACTGAATACGTGTTGAATGAATTGGCACATCTGTAGGTATAATAGGAATCCGTGGGATAAAGGTATAATTTTCACCTCTGAACTtgccatttaaaattaaatcctGGCTTCGATCACGTTTTTCATTAGATTTTTTTGAATGACTACTTCGCGTACCGTTGCACAACCGGGCGGGTTTCACATTACGAAGCAGAGATAATTAGGAGATCCAACCTTTAATTGTAAAATTAGTGCTGTGCAATGCCTTTGCAAGTCCAGTTGAGTTCAAAAACTCTGTGGGACATTTTACTGCTTCGCTGTCGTCGCAAACTGTATCAATGGAATTTTATATGATACCGAGTTCCCTGGCAACAACATTTGTGATCTTCAGATTTTAAATTGTCCGACGTCTACATTTTTTGCCGCTAAAATCGCTTCTTTCTGCAAAGCCAACACTCATGCTTTATGTACTGTGTGGGGTATATCGGAATATTTTGGTTCAACTGAGAAGTAACTTGCGAATCAGCCGCGATTGTGGCAGTAATCGGTCCGTAATTTTACCGTATCCAGTTTCATCTATAGCAACTTTTCCATCACCTGATATCTAAGagttgttttgaaaatgtttcagcGGATGAGATCTTGAAGCCTTTGAAcgcgcatattttttttttagctgtaatttttccaacattACTCCACAATGGAGATGATTTTAAGGCAGCGTTGATCTCAGATCAGCGTAAGTTTTTAAAGCCGTGGAATGACTTGGAAGTGTTTGTGTCTGAAATCACCTGAAAGGACCAACAGAGTTCCGCCAAATAGTTTGTCACTGTTTTTAATATCTTTCAATGTCCTGTTCAACGCCTCAAGTGAATGTTTGTGTGCCATAGTACATTCAtcccaaataataattttacaccGTTTTAGCACTGTGGCCATGGACGATTGTTTCTTAATGTTGCATACTGCGTCAGGGTTATTCTGGATATTTAGTGGCAGCTTAAATACTGAATGAGCTGTTCTACCTCCATCCAATAAAGTTGCTGCAATGCCCGATGATGCAACGGCCAATGCGATGCCATATTTGATCGTATTTCAGCAAGAATTAGCGAAATAACgaatgttttgccagttccaCCCGGTGCATCCAAAAAGAAGAATCCACCTTGTCCAGCTGAAACTGCGAGCATAATGCGATCATAAATGGTTCTTTGTTCCTCATTCATTAGTGGGACATTGCTGGCAACAATCGCTGGCCATTTCTACAGTACTGTACTGCAGTTCACGATTCATTTCAGTATTAATTAAATCAGATGCAGTTCGATTTGGCGAATTCATACCGAATTTACTAAGTGGTAAGTTGGCAATGATAATGCAAAGATCCTCAATAGCAATCAATGCTTCATTGTACATTTCGTCGCTGAATGTTATGGTTAGATCGTGGCACCGTATACGATGTTGATGCAATATATCATCAGTCATTGAATCTTTGTGATTTTCCCATAATATCTGTGCTCGGGCTGGGAAACATGTGTCAACACTATAGCGAATAGTAGACGAATTTGTATTGCTGTACAGTTCAATGCAGCTTCAGCAAGCATGCATTCTCACTGGTTGTCGTCTTCTAGCAAGCCGAGTGCATGGCGTGCATCTTTATACGTTGGATATTGTTGCCCATTCACTATACGAATATCTTGAAATGATAATGGGCCAGTAAACATTAACCAACAACAGTCGAAGATAAAAGCACTCCGTGTGTCTTGGATTGACTGTAAATAATCGCCCCAAGGCgtttgatttaaataaattgagacATTCGCAACTGGTGAGCCTTGCTTGCGGGGCATCCATGTTTTTGTTTGAGTCCATGTGAAATAGCGTGGTACTTGTGAATAGAGTAATGTTCGTGCAAAGGCACCAAAATCATCCGCACGATTACACAATTCAAAAAATGCAGTGAGTGTAGTTTTTAGGTGGATTTATTGCACGATCAATCGCTGTCTCGTTCGTGAAAAATACACGCTGACCGTTTTCAAGATGGATGGCTAACTGAACAACTGCTGGATCCCGTTCATGAATTGGAAAACCAAAGATACGCCAAGCAGGCTTCATTGGAGCTGATGTACCCGACCAATTTGGTAGAGCGTTATTTCATCGTTTTTATTCACTTGAGGAGCATTCACATTAGTATTTTCCACTCTAAACACAGCCATATCACTTCCTTTATGGACATACTTGCAAATGTATTTGATGCTCTTTACAGAACTGGCATAACTCAACATTAATATGAGCATTATATGTCTTGCTCAGCAGAGGCGAATATGGGCACCACGCAACGATTGTCAATATCAATGTCTGTGTTgatgatatttttaataaatgattgTCCGCCATTTTCAGGATTTCTTCGACGATATATTGGGTATCCGTCGACATTTGTGACCGTATCATTGGTAAAATCTTTAGGgaaatttttagtacattttccATCAGCCATGCAAGGCGATGAACTATTAAGAGTACCACATGGACCATGAATCATGTTTGTTGTAACAATATCAAACAGCAGTTGGTCAGTGGATGGATCTGGAATTTCGGCAGAAATGATACTATCGATTTCTTCAGGACGGATTTTGTCGATGAACCAAACCAAAATGTGTGCATGAGGTAATCCtcgcttttgccactcaaccGAATACATCCAGCAACGTGTGGGaccaaatacatttaatttagtAATGAAACTTATTAAAGACTTCAACTTTTGTCTGAACACACGTGCTGTAATGTCATGGCGATGTATTGCATTTTGGCCAGGTAGTAGCAAAGATGTAAtctctggccattttggattacATGTGAACGTGATAAATAAACATGGTCGTCCATATTCGCGCACGAAAGTCAGAGCATCCTGTATATATTCTTGCATATGACGTGGACTGCCTACGTACGATGATGGTAAAATGACATGGTTACCAATTTCGGCGacgtcgtcgttgttgttgatAGCGTCTCGCAAATGAATGTACTCTTCCGCGCGCAGCTTTTGTTGATTATATCGTAAGTATCGTAGTCGTTCGCTTTCAATCTTCGCATACATGTCGACCATGAATTGTTGACAAAGCTCTCGACATCGTAAATGACGTTGTCCAGGCCACGTCTAATCATTAATCGGTACGCATAATAATCCTTTGAGCTAACGTTCTTGTTTGTTTCAGCTCCTGTAATAtttgttcataaaaattaattttaatttattacgttcaataatttgattgttttgttaaatgatTAATGATCAAATTATTAATGAATGAAGTACCTGATACGGGATCTCGCTGTTTTATGTTTATGCAATATCCATCTTGTCCCTTCCAGAATATTAGCGGATATTGTAGAGCGTCATATGAACGATGTGTGTCAGCAATGAACTGAagattattatttcttctacgAATCACAATTTCTCGTGCAGTTGTACAATCGCCAACCATGATTACAAGCAACATCATCAACAGCGGGTGCATTGAATCTACGAATATGCTCTCCAGCTGGTGTTTTATCAGGATTAATGACAATAGCGTGAATTATCGCTTTGTAATTGGTGCATATgtgatttgaatattttcaacaacTCGTTGTGCTCGTTCAAAATAGCATCTAGCTCGCTGACGATGCGCCTGGCATAAAATGAATCAAGTTTATTATAATCACAACGTGCATTCACGCGATCGGCAAGTGCGCTTCCGGAATCCTCGCCGCCCATAAAGTTATATTTGTAAGAATTTATGTTGTTCGTTTGGCATTGGCAGCGTGAGCCCATTTTATGATAAACTTGGCCTCTGATTTTGAATGTAGAATTGAATTTTTGACCATTTGCATTAGTATTTCGAACTATTTCTGTTGCTCCGAACGatgtcatttgaaagcatgaattgaATCTTCGAATTGACTTCAGGAACACGTTAGAATCTGGATCCGTGCCGATAAGTAAGCCGTTCAATGGTTCAGGTGgtgtttcaatttcaggtaGTTGCACTTTTCCTGACCCGCAACACATCCCAGCTGGCtcatttttgaatttcagaGCATGACAATGCGGACATTCCTTGTCCATAGCACCAATTTACCACTTTTGAATGAGCATAATATTCAATATCGGGCTCATACTGAAATGCTAGACGCAGGAATGAATCAGATATAAATGCTCGATGTACCTGTTGTCGTTGTTGGTCGTTTGTTTCTTCGTCTATTGACTGTGAAACGGCGTGATTGTCGTTGTTCTAATCTTCTGACTTCATTGCGTTCAGCTCGTGTATCTTCTGGCTCTTCTTGATGCAATTGCGCCATTCTGACATGTACATCAGTATTTTGTTGCTGGATTTGTTCTTCTCTTCTTTCGGATCTGCTATTTCGCAAGTTTCGAGCTTTACTTGTACTGCGGCTCAAATCAGCCCCTTTGCGTTTTTCTTGGCATTATTTAATGATGAAAAATAGTTTTGCAAtgattagttttaatttatgaaattataacaaaaatataatttttattgaaaaatttttcaaacaaaattataaaattaaattttatgaaaacattgtctctcataatttttcatacaaccagtattttcattgacatttcaaaataaagattCATAATGATTGATTTTTTGGAAACTATGAAAATCTTaattgtttctattaaatttttttaataaaattaaattaaaattacatttttataagatcaacaaacattttcgatataaataaaaaaagtatacttACAACACAAAATCCGTTGTTATTGGAAGCTCGTGTCACGTGTTTTAGTACTTTTGAGGTTATAAAATCACTTGATTAACTAATCGTGCAAAATACTCTCAAAATAGatcatttaattattatttataaaataggaATGATTAAAAGTTAATTATGAGAGTTACACTGAgatagcaaaataataattgtcaACGTTACTACTACACTTGATGCATAAACTATAATGATGGCCGACAACTGTGTAGGTAGTGAGAAAAGAAAGGAGACCTGCTTCGTTCTCATCCCTACTCCGTGCTATTTACTGGGTCAGAAGTGACACCTGTAGACATCTTGCGGGGATAACTAATTAAATGACGATTGATCAGTTATCGACCGGAGAGGAAAAAATgatataaattacttaaaatggctattaaaaaattaatggttGATTGTAGAAGGGTGAAAATTGAggattgtatgtatttttgtatgttgtatcataaaaaaatagaaattaaaaattttgtctaaagaataaaaaaaaaaattttgggatgGACTACCCCTACCATTTAGAGAGATGAAAAATAGATGTTGGCCGATTCTCATAGATACCGGATaagcacacaaaatttcatcaaaatcggtcaagCCGTTTCGGAGGAGTATGGCAACAAAAACTGTGACACgagaattttatatatatagatatttattgATAAACTGACCTAAATTAATTCGCTCATGCTAATATTGTTTTAGGACAAAATTGAAGTGCAACCACTGCAGAAATTTATAGTGTCCGATATCGTTCTACGAATCACCCTAATTTACATATACTAGATATAATGACTTTCATTGCAGAATGAAATTGGGAACTCCttgctttgatttttattttcttcaaatgaccatttattgaatttaactTTGATTGAATTTATGTCACATATATTTCAACTAAGTTTCATAACGTTGagcttaattttcaaatatcgaaatttcgaaagGACGTAATTGCAACCAAGTGAGTCTACGACTTATAATATACATCAGATGATAacatacaaaatttgattttaaatacaTTCGGTTTTTTAGAATAATGCATGTTTGAATTGTTTGCATACAgtttttaataatacattttggAAACTCTTGAAGTTACTTCCTCGGCTTCCATCTCCGGTTATGCACGGTTAAATAAATTACTGCACTAGATATAGAGTACGTTACCATGAATCAACTCGTTGGCCAAGGTTCTCTTCCTGATTGTTGGACAGAAGAGTGTGAGATATTTTTTAAGCATctaaaattaaacataatatatttctaataatatatatacatgtacatattaagTATAAAACTTGCCTTCTTGTTCAAGCCCATCAAGACTACATCCGACCAATTTAAGCGTTCGCACCACGCAAACGATTCATCTCAACCTGCCCCATAACGTACAATCTGCCGTTAACTTCAAGCATATCGGTGTTCCGTTCTCTACCCACTTTATGCGGCATGGCATAGCGTAGTTTATCCCAAAATCTGGCATCTTGCCAATCCAAGTATGTGTTCATATCCAAATATGCCTTCAATTCCTTATCCAATAACTCACTGTTGATAATTTCTCCATATTTAATCATAATTATGCGCGCACGACCTTCGTTCAACGAGCACTGATGCGCTGTGCGAAACTCCATGCGTGCCCATTCAGATTCGATGAAGTGCTGCGAGAGCACAATGATCGTGCGTCGCGACTGTTCGACCGATTCGATAATTTGTTCAGGTATATAAGCGCCAGCTAGCCAATTGCGTTCGTGCGTACATACACGAAATGGTGGTTCGCCGTGCTCGAGTTGTGGCACTAATAAATGGTTGACAAAGTCAGCCTCTTGGTGCGCATATGAGATGAACGCATCGAACATTTTATTCTCATCCAGCTCGTATTCCCGAATGCAACAACGCAATATGTTGTGACCATATAACCAGATTTTAActtgtaatttatatttaaggAAGAGTGCAATAATAAGAAGGAAAATAATTATGATTAACGCTGCAGTTATGATAGTTGCAATCATGTACTGATAACGTTTAACGCTGTCCTCAGTTTGGCACAATTCGCTCAGGCTTGCTGTTAGGAGAGTAATATTCGGTTTGTTATCACAGCGTAACTGCTCGACATCGGGTATGCGTTGCCGATGTACACGTAGGGTGTAGAGAAGCTGATTTGAAGCACAGTCGCAAAGCCAAGGGTTGGCACTGAGATACAGAGACTGTAGTTTCGTGCTCTCATTGAGAAATACACGTAAAAAATCAGCACTTAACGATTTTAAGCGATTATTTCGTAGATCCAAAACCGTCAAATCGGTTGGTAGTTCCAAGAGACTTATATTGGTGATTTGATTGTTCGCGGCGTAGAGTTTTGAAACGTTGGCGTAGCCGAAGGTGGTGTTTAGCGGCAGATTAGTGAAACGATTATTGCTAATATCGAGTAACGAAGTCGTGAGCAATACCTGCTCGGGACGTGGCAGTTCCTCGATAACGTCAAGTTGTGCGCCTGTGCAGTTGATGTGCAGCAATTCAGATTTTGTGGAACAAACGCAATTTCTGGGACATTGCACCGGCTGCCAAGTACACAGTTCATGCTGTCGAAGCTGTGTGAAATTCGTTGGTAGTTTGTTTGACGCCTGATTACACTGCAAATCACTAAAAAACCTGctataattattattgtaaatcCATGCTAATCTACAATCACATTCGATATGGTTGCCAGTCATTATGATTTCGCCTTTACAGTCGTTAGTTGTATCGAGTAAATTTGATAAAGCATATACGTGTTTAATCAAATTCTGTTGAAAGTTAATTTCGAAAGGGCATGTAATGCCTATTTCAAAAATCCAATCCATATTAAACCCACTCAGAAAATTGcgacttaaatttattaattttacctTACGCTTGCTTTCGTTAGGTAGCAATGTGCTGATATAATTCAGTCCTTCTGCTAAAGCTAAGGTCATAGGCATATTGCTGTAACGTAAATTTGTAGCCATTGTAGCTTGAGCATTGGCGTAACTCGCACTGCCCCAAATCGTTCGCAGTTTATTATCGCTTAAGTCTAGCCTATGTAGAAAATTCAAGGGTTTcagaatttttataatatttgttgtgtCGTGCAACTGATTGCCTTTGAGCTTTAATTGCCATAACAAAGGAGTTTGCTCGAAAAGATTAGGTCTTAAATATGTCAACGAATTATAGctaagatccagtattataagTTTACCCAGTTTAGCAAATTGATTTGGTAATAACTCCACGATTCCATTGTGGCTTAAGTTCAGGAAATTCAAACGCGTAAGCGTTGCAAAGACATTTTCGTccaaaatttgcatattattcCCAGCTAAGTCAAGTTGACTGAGCTCACcaagtttttgaaaatgctCTTGAGTCAAGTTTTGCAGCGCCATGTTTTGATATAGATTTTTTACGCTAAGTGTTTGCAATTGGTTGTACTCAGGAAACAAGTTCTTCGGGACATCGTAATTGTGTGctgattttataattaattcaaGATTATTTACtccaaaaaatgattttataattaataaaagctTATTTACTCCAAAAAAGCCATTAGCTGGTTTAATGTCTCTGCCTTTGTCAATGTCTTTGTTATATATTACCGTTGCTTTATTCTGTGGATCAAGTTCCTGTACTTGGGTACTCATATGTTTTATAGATGTAAAATCTGTACAATACTTCACAAAGATGAACCGTGAACCGTGAAGAATTGACTGAAAGTTTTGCTCGAGTAGAAAATCAGTATTTCCCCTTTCTGTGTAACAAGTCACTAACATTTCTTTGCTTTTATCAGAGAAATCTATATTAATATTGCCAAATAAATCGGAAACAATACAATTAACGTTGCCACCACATCTGCACGAAATTATTTCATCCATAAAACAATCCCGAAAGTATTCTGGTTTATTGGTAGATATTGTTAACTCCCCCTTGAAAGTATGCGCAAACAGAAATTTGTTGCTTAAAATCAGTAAATTTACTATATAGGCgtatattataaacatatttgataatttcgtttaatttaaatttaatttttccctctgatattgtttttatattttcgcctCAATAACTAAGTTTTGCAGACTAACTCACTTGCACTTACTGAAATACTAAACCGTAAATCTCAAACTGAAGCAGATTGAACCATGTAAATCATTATTTAACttcttatcaaaaatatttttaaaaccgcaAGTACTGATAAAACTTGCCATAATGAACCTATAGTGATGGTGAAATTACGCCAACGAAAAAAATACGGAATatattcagaaaattttttttagaaaaccgCAAATATTGAGAGCCAACGAAAAACTACCgcatatatttttgaacaatCGATAATATATCGATACTGAGAGAAGTTTAGCTAAATGTCTCGTTAGAAGATGTCGCAAAATTTTGCCAAGAGTACAAAAGCTAACGATTGTTTGTATCATTACAACTAATCGAGAATGGTACATAGCTATATCTAAAGTCGGATAAAAGGGAATCCGTTATTTTCGAGTTAAATTGGAAGTTTTATCAGCACAGTTAGAATGAAcagatttatattaaatattgttagTTCCCGTTTCACTAATATATTagcaatttcataaaaacatacatgGTCTAGAACCctcttttgttttgaaaaaaaaaaaacctggctAAGTTGAAGACCACCAAAAAAAAGTCAACCACATACAGAAACTGGTAGTAACTTTTTGGTGACACAGGAACACGCTATAAGTTGGATGAATAAGAACCTTCCAACCAAGCTTTCAGTGAGTCACTATCAATGTGTGTAGACTAGCGTTGTCGCGACAGAGTAAAATCCCTCTCTTTTTCTCCAAAGCTAGCCGCATCTTGGCGATTACTTTCTTCAGAGGATTGATTGTTGGCATTAGAAGTCAGTCAATCACAACAAACCTTCGTGACTGTTAATCCTGGCTTGGCCACTGCTAGCGTGGACTCATCGCAACTCGCCTGCAGcctgaattattttctccaggagaaGATttatagggagtcgccttatctgaaactTAGTTTAATATCGATCGGCTCTAGGAAGTCCTTCCCAatcctaacggagcttttggtattgctaaaCGTCAGTTTAAACAGCCACTTTGCGGGGATCCCAAATTCAgaaatagcggcataaaggcagctccttttcatggtGTATGCTTTCATCCGagcatattctacaaaaaagctgatgcatgctccttataaGTTCTTTGCAGTCGTATTTATGCATCGGCCCCCTCCGCTTAGTTGtacttcagacgggtaattgctattcgaaattcttcatggtcgggcaatggaacgtgcGATTCATCTTCGTCGATaggggaatcgggttcgacaTCTACAGGTGTTATGATTTCACTTCCATTGAACAGGCTGgataagtgttccctccatactCATACCAGCTGATCTTCTGCCTTGTCAGTAAACCAatgatttcggttgcagctgtacgtaaacaGCTGGAAATACCGTCCACcagttctcttataccgagttgttgacgagtgctttcAGAGAGCAAGAGTGTAAATCGTTCAGGAaattcggctgtctgttgtgattgcagcttcttaaCGTCGAACCTTCTGCGatatcagcgatatgttgaagaacttccctatgatgcggattgtggctagacgttcatccagcCGAGTGAATACTACCGGGATATGGCCACTGCAGTAAACGCCACAAGGACccactcgcctcagtccttgtcgcGTTCATCACATTCAGCGGCAGGGATCGGCATCAAAAGGAGGGTTTATCATTCGagccttgtttttttttggttttgcttttcATCGGCAGTGTCTCACAATCCTGGAGAAgggatgtttcaccttctcattttagctcgccttcaagcggatttttttttaggtatATAGAGGATACTTGAACTAAGCCCGGAAGTCGTGAGATGCttgtgtaaaagaatcgtttatgTGCACTCTCAAGTGAACGACAATTTTAGAACTTTCCTAGtgtgcgtgaacttctacacattatTCCATTCGCCATGTTTCGACAGTATAAACGTAAATTTTCAGCTAAAGATATTTGGAAGAACAGCAGCCACAGTGTTTTGAATACCCTTCTACTCAAAAAAATTAGCTCTCACTTCCTTCACGCCGCCGGCTGATTGGCTTGTATGAATCAAAACAGAGAATCAAAATAGAAATA
It encodes:
- the LOC105222273 gene encoding protein toll, giving the protein MALQNLTQEHFQKLGELSQLDLAGNNMQILDENVFATLTRLNFLNLSHNGIVELLPNQFAKLGKLIILDLSYNSLTYLRPNLFEQTPLLWQLKLKGNQLHDTTNIIKILKPLNFLHRLDLSDNKLRTIWGSASYANAQATMATNLRYSNMPMTLALAEGLNYISTLLPNESKRKVKLINLSRNFLSGFNMDWIFEIGITCPFEINFQQNLIKHVYALSNLLDTTNDCKGEIIMTGNHIECDCRLAWIYNNNYSRFFSDLQCNQASNKLPTNFTQLRQHELCTWQPVQCPRNCVCSTKSELLHINCTGAQLDVIEELPRPEQVLLTTSLLDISNNRFTNLPLNTTFGYANVSKLYAANNQITNISLLELPTDLTVLDLRNNRLKSLSADFLRVFLNESTKLQSLYLSANPWLCDCASNQLLYTLRVHRQRIPDVEQLRCDNKPNITLLTASLSELCQTEDSVKRYQYMIATIITAALIIIIFLLIIALFLKYKLQVKIWLYGHNILRCCIREYELDENKMFDAFISYAHQEADFVNHLLVPQLEHGEPPFRVCTHERNWLAGAYIPEQIIESVEQSRRTIIVLSQHFIESEWARMEFRTAHQCSLNEGRARIIMIKYGEIINSELLDKELKAYLDMNTYLDWQDARFWDKLRYAMPHKVGRERNTDMLEVNGRLYVMGQVEMNRLRGANA
- the LOC125780265 gene encoding uncharacterized protein LOC125780265, which encodes MYAKIESERLRYLRYNQQKLRAEEYIHLRDAINNNDDVAEIGNHVILPSSYVGSPRHMQEYIQDALTFVREYGRPCLFITFTCNPKWPEITSLLLPGQNAIHRHDITARVFRQKLKSLISFITKLNVFGPTRCWMYSVEWQKRGLPHAHILVWFIDKIRPEEIDSIISAEIPDPSTDQLLFDIVTTNMIHGPCGTLNSSSPCMADGKCTKNFPKDFTNDTVTNVDGYPIYRRRNPENGGQSFIKNIINTDIDIDNRCVVPIFASAEQDI